The genomic DNA aaaataatcatgtttggcacatatatttttatcatagtATTAATTCTTTTCTACTAACCCTCAATGAACGTGGTCGAATTTGGTAAAGCACTGCAATGCCAAATCAGTACATTTGGTTAGGGGAAGCTGCCAGAGATCCTTGCTGCTAAGGTAAAGTTTATAATTGCTCCTAGGAAATCCTTCACTTCATATGATCCtagtctttttctttatattctttctcACTCAGAGAATCAAACGTGCAAAGAATTCAACTACACAAAATTCACAGGAAGTTTATCATCAAAATCCTTCTTAATAAAACTAAGTATAAGAAAcctctcggccgggcacggtggctcaagcctgtaatcccagcactttgggaggccgaggcgggtggatcacaaggtcaagagattgagatcatcctggtcaacatggtgaaaccccgtctctactaaaaatacaaaaaatttgctgggcatggtggcacgtgcctgtaatccgagctactcaggaggttgaggcaggagaattgcctgaacccaggaggcggaggttgcagtgagccgagatcgcgccattgcactccagcctgggtaacaagagtgaaactccatctcaaaaaaaaaaaaaaaaaaaaaaaaaaaaagaaacctctcaTGTCCAGGATATGAAAGAGATTATGAAAGGATATCAGTAGATAAAAGAGCCACAAATAAACAACAGTCAAACAAATTAGCTGCATTATGTACATGGAAACTTTTAAGGGACAATCGAAATTACTCAAGTGGAAATCTAGCCTCTCTAAAATTCAGTATCTAATACTAGACAGTTTATCTTTTCACAAAGAATTTCTGactatatacatttaattttttattttacttgaaatattCTGACAAGCAACAGACAAACTGAAATTACAGAACAGTCAATGAATACATTGAGAGCATATAACACATACCAGAAATGAAGGCTCTGATAAAGTACAGTTAAAGCTTGGAAATGATAGgagtttagaaattaaaaattacagaagaCAAGAGACATTAAAGCTGTCATAACTTTTCAAgagtaaagaaaacaaatgtatagaaaactaaattagttttaaagtgtaatttttcttccctaaaaAGTTTCTTACACGAATAACAGTAAGGATAGAGTAAATCTGTCAATAGGAAAATTAGAAGAGACTGCAGTTATCACATCGTCtcatccattttacagatgaggaaactgaggcccaatgAGTAGCTCTGCCTGGACCAAAAATACTTCAAGTTTTACATATTTCCAgattatacatttaaattaatcACCATTAGATATATTACCATCTGCCCAGACAGTAACTAAAAGAGATCACATTATTGGGATCTAAGATCTGAACACAGCTGTCACTTTGTAGATTTTTgcaaaaagaatacataaaaggTAAAAGACAACACTACTTCTTTAAAATATGAGTGCCTCAACTGAGTTTTACAATACTATCCattattagaaaattattctaTCCAGTAGGTAAACTGTAatcacaaacttaaaaaaaagtgctaacatatttataagaaattagAAGTTTCTATAGCCCTTAAGGATCTGTGCCATTTAAAAACGGAATGATTTCTGTACACAAACAAAACACTCTTACAGTATGTTACTATTGTTAAAGCTGCCTTTAATAAACATAGAATGTTAATACTCTGATATGACCTTTCAATATTTTCTagttatagttttataatttggGGGGAATACACCAAAATATTAGTTTGAGAGGCCAAAATTGACCGGTGCCTTCTATTGTCTTTGACTCCTTAACACAACCGcatcagttgctttttttttactACACATCAAATTATGACATAAAATCAGTTTAGTAACATGTAATGAGTGCCTGTTATGTGCAAGGCATTTAAATTGTTTGGCTGGCCATAATCAGGTCAAATTTAAGACCTGTTATTTCAATTCCAAATAATGTGGTAATACATTATTCCAGAACTTTTTGGAACCTGGCGGCCCGTTATCTAAAAGTTGTTTTGACCGCACTGGCATTTTGGTCCTTggctctttcccctttccctgtGTGTTAGTAAttgactttttttcatatgttttatgtTTGCCATATTTCACAGATCCTTttattttgctcacttttttgTACCCTTCTCCTTCAACCCgcctttcattctcttcttcaccTGTCTCCTGGTagttcccctcctcttcctcctcctcttctctgttcctcctgttttcttcttgttccccctccttttccctttcttccccttcctcttctccttcctcttcctctccttcctcctcttcctccccttcttcctcctcctctccttcttcctccccctctccttcttccccctcttcctcttccccctctccttcctctcctccctcctcttccccttctccttcctcccctccttctctttcctcctcctccccctccacttccccttctccttcctccccttcctcctcttccccctctgcttccccttcttcttcctccccttcctcctccccttccccttctccttcctccccttcttcctccccttccccttctccttcctccccttcctcctccctttctccttcatccccttcctcctcaccttccccttctccttcctcttcatcctcccctttcccttcttcctccccttcctcaccTTCCTCACCTTtatcctccccttctccttcctccccttcctcctccctttctccttcctccccttcctcttcaccttccccttctccttccttcccttcatcctccccttccccttcctcctcttcctcctccccttctccttcctcctcttccccctccccttctccttcctcctcttccctctccccttctccttcctcctcttccctctccccttctccttcctcctcttccctctccccttctccttcctcctcttccctctccccttctccttcctcctctcccccttcttcctcttccccctctccGTCCCCCTCCTctactttccctccctcctcttttatctcccttctcccctctgtttcctcctcttccccctctccttggtctccttcctcctttcctttctcctccttcccccctctttcctcctttcccctttctccttcctcctcctctccttctttcttttcaccttctccctccacttcttcctcttctccttcctctttcccttctgcctcctcctccttctcttcttcttcctcctcttctctgtctccctcctcttcttctccttcttcatgctcctcctctcctccctcctccccttctccctcttccaTCTCTTGGTTTCCTTCCTCCTGATGGCCTTGCtccctttccttttgtttctgctCCTCCCTATCCCTCTTTTCCCATTCCTCTTTCTCTGCTAggtccttctctccctctcctggctTCTCTATTTCTCCCCTACCCTTGTCTTTCTCCCCCTTCTCCGCCCTCTCCTCACCTTGCCAGTGTTCTGTTCCTGAACTTTCCTCCTCACAGGTTCCATCCCCTCTACCTTCAGGCCCATCCTCTGCCTCTCCCCCTGACTTGCTTTCACTCACCTCTGCTTTGTCTGTAAGGTCATCTGATAGGATCtctgtttcctcctttcttcctccacgCACCTTAACATTTTCCTCATTTGCTTCTACCTCTTGCTCCTCTCTTCCATTTCCTTTTGaatcctctcctccttcctcctcctctgggaTCTCTGACAAGTGATCACACTTAAAATCATACTTTGCCATGGATTTGGATATTATGGGTTTAgtctctttttcatttccttggtcAATCAATTTCCCGCTATACCATATGTTTTGGTCAGTTTCCACTTCATCATCATCTTTCTCTCACTACtaaattctactgcctcaggctGCTGGGATCTATCAGCTATACCCTGCTGACTCTCACTTGCACCTTCCATGTAACTGTCTGGCTTTTCTACTGATTCTCTTTCACTGTCACAGATGACATCTTGCTTGCTACTTTCTCTTCTTaacaaaatctttattttcttcactctCGGTATTCATACCTCTATCTGGTAAGTTGCCAAAGAAAGTACTGATACTTTTTGtgctcttttccctttttcttaaaTCCCTCATATCTGCTATTTCTGCCAGTTTAGTTCCCTTCTCAGAGACTATTTCTTCTGCTTCTAAATCCTTCTGACTGTGTCCTCCAtcagtttccttttctatttccttattaTCAAACTGATCAACACCACTTCTATTTTCATGTCTAAATACCTCTTTTTGCAAACCCTCTCCATCAGTGTCAGTCTGAGGTCCCACCTGGCCTGAGTCATTACctgcttcctcatctgaaaatgctTCCATAATCGTAGGTGGTTGCGTCATGAAAATCCCTTGTGACACACGTTGTTTACATGCtttcccttctttcatttctgacatCTCTTTACATTCATCACTATTATCGTTTTCAGGAAGAGCCGTACACTGTGGCAGATTTCCAATTGTTTGCTGTTTCTGTAAATTTTTTGAAGTAATCATTATGTTATACTACTATTAGTTGACAAAGACAACTTATCTACCTTAAATACTGccaagattttacatttttataagtttAACTAGGAGAATAAAAATACCAAGTTTTACCAGATATTTTGCTGAAGTTTCATTTTCCTTAAGGATCATTTGTGCCACTCACTAGTCTATGATACATCTAATTTTGATTTAGTAACACGTATCTGTGTTTAATTTTCAACTCTTACTACCTGTCTTAATTTTGCCATTATTCACAATACCATCAATATTTATTCTCTGCCTCTTTTCTCATTCTGAATCAATCCTTACATAAAACCCACTTCCAGATTGATTTTACAAgatgctatttaaaaatgtacacttcttggcctggcacagtggctcaagcctgtaattctaaTACTTTTAAGAGGCCaagacgagtggatcacctgatgtcgggagttcaagatcatcctggccaacatggtgaaaacccgtctctactaaaaatacaaaaatcagctgggtgtggtggcgaatgcctgtaatcccagctacttgggaggctgaggcaggagaagtgcttgaacccaggaggcagaggttgcagtcagccgagattatgtcactgcactccagtctgggcaacaagagcaaaactccatctcaacgaAAAAAATGTACACTTTTCTTGTACACAGTGTAGCTTAGTATATTTTTCCCACCTTCCTgatcattttcaatatttttttcttgaacagaCTTTCATTCTGTTACCTAGTtgggagcacagtggcatgatctcagttcactacagcctctgcctcccaggttccagcaattctctcacctcagcctcctgagtagctgggactatgggtatgtgtcatcacacccaactaattataattttatagagtagagatgaggttttaccatgatggccaggctggtcttaaactcctgatctcaagtgatctgcccttcttggccaaccaaagtgctgggattacaagtgtgagccagcacacctggcctaatATTCAAATTTTGGTTTGTCTTTTAAGTCCacaaaattcacaaaataaataaaaatgtaaaatttgaaaaaaatgaatacttcactcgtaaaactaaaaaaactgcacatgaaatgttttttatctataaactaaataataatgaatatagttttcttttctaaactaAATTTTCATGAGTTTTCAAATTTGTTACCTTCCTTGTAtccattataataatttatatacatgAAAGAACACTAAGAGGAAAGAATATTAAGTGTAAAATATAAGATTTGTATAAAAACTATGAAATCAAACACTGACATTTGAATAAAATGCattaacaatataaaattatttcctgcTGGACAAAATAAGGCAAAACCAAACTGTTGATCTAAATTCTACAAACAAGTTAATAGATGCACATATCTGATGATTTTGGGTCTCTGGATAGTAAAACCTCACTAACTCAAATCTTTAAATTGTGACGAGTTAGGCCTAGGAAGAGGTTTCTATTGTGCCAAAGAAATTACTAAAACAGGACAAGTTAAAAATTAACAAGCTAATACATAGAAACAGAATAATaaatcttttctcatttattaaagtAGGCCTGATAGGGCCTAAACTTAAAAGGACTACAGAAAGTAtaaaacatgcctgtaatcccaacactttgggaggccgaggtgggcagatcacgaggtcaggagttcaagaccagcctggccaacatagtgaaaccctgtctctgctaaaatacaatttgctggatgtggtagcaggcagctgttatcccagctactccagaggctgaggcaggagaatcacttgaacacttgaacaccggaggcggaggttgcagtgagctgagatcataccattgtactccagccagggcgacagtgcaagactccgtctcaaaaaaaaaaaaaaaaaaaaagtataaaatatatatcaggTTAAAAGGAAttgctttccatttctgtttGTTCTAGGTCTTGCTCTTTAAAAAATCCTGATTCTTTTAAGAACCCTAAGAGAGCCAGGCCCAGTTGCCAGAACGGATTTCTAAAGGCACATACCTTTCTTTCCCTAGCACAATAAAGCAGCCCAGAAGAGGGAGAGCCTGGAGTCTAAGAGAAGTGGAATGAAAGGCACAAGAGAGATGTCTGCTTGGAAGTATAATCAGTCAAAAAtcagtcaatatttattgagcttctacaACTGTGTTCGAACAGCTCTCCCATAACCAAAGAAATGCTGTTATTCACCAAAGGACTAGctctaaatttttataatttagcatGAATTCTCTTGCATTTCAGAGACTTcaattttaagagttttaaacTTGAAAACATGTCAAAGAcactagaaacagaaattaaatattttctgtggtCTTCTTCCCTCAATTACATTTCTCCAATTTATCTTCCTAATCCTCAAATCCCTCATTGATTCATCCCACTAGTCCTTAAAGCCAGGTAAAGCAAAAGATTTCATGGCAGGTCTTAATCTCTCTAGCAGTGTGAAAACCACAGCCTATTCCCTTCTTTTGCCATTTGTTATTCATTAAAGGTCTCTCTTTCCCACCCATGAACAGTCTGATTTCCAAATGTTTAATCTCATTATTATGCTATCAATTCCTTGATAAATTAAAGCCCAACCAAATATTGGAAAAGGTTATCAAAGATTTTcactaaaatcacaaaattttaaagctaaaaaagttattaaaaccATTCCGTAAAGTCAGCATAATAATACATTCAAAGTCATACTCAACCAAAATCAGAGAGCCACTCTGTCAATAAATGGTAGTCTTTTCTTATACATAAGACTGCAATCATAATCTATGGCTTGATAGAAGGAAAAGTATGGCTATTATAACTTGGTAGTGATCCCAAAGAGCAAATTTCAGCAATAAAATGCTTTCTCACTtgtttctttacagaaaatacataCCATCAGAACAAACCAAAATGGAGGTTATCTACATTGTATTCCTCTGTCTTTTAAATTCTAATGTAAGTAAATGCTTAcgtttcttgtgtttttttccaaaaaccatccaaaaaaaaaaaaaataaactgctcTTACcaacaataatgaaaataaatctcCATATTATACCTTTTGCTTTGGAAGTGGTGTCAATTTTAATGACTTTTCATTGGAATTCTGGCTCATCATGTgtgtctgaaataaataaaaaatatatattataaaaataatacagtatatatgcatttgtacattgtgtgtgtgtgtgtgtgtgtgtgtgtgtgtgtgtgtgtattactatCTGaattttcctatatatatataggaaacttgcatatatatgtatgtgtacatatatatatatatatgtgtgtgtatatatatatgtgtgtatgtgtgtgtgtgtatatatatatatatatatatatatatatatatatatgaaaacagtTCAGATAGTAATAGAATCCACTCTCAATTGCCATACTAATAATGTGAGGATCAAAACAAATttcattggccaggtgtggtggctcacgcctataatcctagcactttgggaggctgaggcgggtgtatcacctgaggtcaggagttcgagaccagcctgaccaacatggagaaaccccacctctagtagaaacaaaaatttaacccggtgtgatggcacatgcctgtaatgctagcgaCTCGggaggtaaggcaggagaatcacttgaacccgggaggcagagactgcagtgagccaagatcatgccattgcactccaagatgggagataagagcaaaactccatctcaaaaaaagaaaacaaattttattgtattgtatgtgaattatacctcaacataacaaaataaagtaaaaacaacaaagtaGCTTTCATGCATATAAGAGTATAGGAGGcgtacacacattcacatacatgaTGAACTGAAATTCAAACTCATTTATATAGACAAATAGGAAATCATTACCATGTTTAAGATATCAGTAGTTTCTCCAAGGTTTCCTATAGTTGAAAAATTATCTATCTCTGCTTCTTTGGTCATTTCATCTTGAAAATTATCTGAAtggtaaaagagaaaaaggaaatccaGATTTCAACAGAAAAGTGAAAGACGACTGGACAGAAACAGAAATTATTCTATAATATAAAGTGAAGGTATAATTTTACTAAAAGTCCTTTAACCTCATGTCagggaaattaaaaagaattcattCACAGTAATacaggtttttaaatttctttgtgaaagtttaaaaatgttgacACCAATTAGATTACAATTGTTTCATTCATATGAACAGGCAAACACTATTCCTTTGGGATAAAGAACTACCCAGGTATGGAGCACTGTAACAGTTAGTCCTAAGAAGGGCCTCAATGACCTACATCCTCCTGGTGTTCATACTCTTGTGTAGTTCTCTTGCACATTATACCAGGTTGGTCCTATGTGCAGCCAGTAAAATAAAGCAGACGTAATTGTGATAGCATTATAGCTTCTGTTTTGGTTATACACATGTGCATACTTGCACTCGCTCTCACTCTCTTCCCACCTTGGCTACACACATGtgtactctctctctttctctctaatcACTTGCTCTGTAGGAGTCCATGTTGTAAGCATCTCAAGGAAGTGAGGCCTCCTGCCAATGGCCacatgaatgagcttggaagtgtATCTTCCAGCCTCAGTCAAGCCTTCCGATAACTGCAGCTCCATCTGATGGTGTGGCTGCAACCCTATGAAAGAACCTGGgtcagaaccacccagctaagctgctGCTGAAGTCCTGATTCTCAGAAACTGTGTGAAATAATACATGCTTGTCTTAATCTGCTAAGTCTtagggtgatttttaaaatgtagtaacaGATAACTAGTATAACCTAGAACTTTTCACAGAAAATTGCAAGGTTATTACATCATAAAGTAGATAATTAAATGTCATAAGCTCTACTTTGCAATTTTCTCAATTCTCACTATGCCCTCAGTAATCACCAATACATTTGGAAGTAGCTCCTTAATGAAGTCTTCACTAAAAGGTGACAGTCCACACTGATCCCTTCCCTTTAAATCCACTGAATTGAATGAGCAAATAATCATTTGGTATTTATTCCATGTGTGGTAATATGCAGAATAGCAACCTAAGTaattgcaaattcttttttttaactgtctatgtttaaggtatacaacagatgttttgatatacatataacTGTAAGTTCATTAAGAATTAGCAATTacaattttgttattgtttgttgttAAAAAATTGTAATTGCTATTTCTTAATGAAGTTATAGTCTATAAGGGAATATAAAACATACGATATAGGGGGACGAGAAATTACATCCGTACATTGGGAATCAGTAAAGGTTTCAGTAAGGAGGTACAGAGAAGGATGACTAGAACTCTAAGAGGCAGAGATGGAGGTATAAGGGGAAGACAATGAAGCCCATTCCTAATAAAGCAGCAGAATAGCAGTCTCAGCAAATGAGCAGAGGAAAGAAGCTTGTCTTGAAGGCTTACCAAGTGCCAGAAACAAGCTTTTATATATGTTACACTAACCCTATGACAACAAGGAAGGTTAAGTattatatccttattttataaatgaagaaattaagtttCAGTGACTATTGGTGTCCAGTGTCAAtctcaggtctgtctgactccacaGCCCTTGTTCTTTCCACTAAGTTAGACTGACTAGAACAGTCTCATCAACATtaagggtcagcaaactttttctctaaAAGGCCATACAGTAAACAGTTTAGGCTTCCCAGGCCATACGGTCTCTGTCCTAACTAACCTATGACATTGTAGCAGAAAGCAGtcacagacaatacataaatgaatgggtaTGGCtgggttccaataaaactttatttataaaaacaggtgcCCAGCTAGATTTGGCCCATGAGCCATTGTCTGTAGACTACTGATCTAAATAAAGATTGTAAGGAAAAGTCTATTGAGAGATAAACTTAGAAAAACAGTTGGGAATCATATGGGAAAATTAAcacttattttcataaatatcagAAATTCACCGAATACACTGGAGCTGATGGAAACCGAATTGCATCTGAGGAAGATCACTGTGGAAAGTGTTACGCAGGATAGATTGGAGAGGGCAGAGAATATAGGTTTGGAAAATACATAGCAGATTATTTAAGCTGATGACTTTGCCTCAGACTTgactgagaaaacagaagtcatCATATCTGATCCACTTGATCTTCTCACCAACAAATATACACAAGTACCTCTATTTGCACTCAAGTTCTCACTTGCCTGTTAAAATGGGTGTATTTTTCCTGTTACCAAAGACCGCTCTCTATGTCAGCCCCTCCTGTTTTCCAAGAGCTTTCCAACTTTGGTTATACTTTCTCTCTTCTGTGCTATCTCTCCAGGACTACTGACTCATTCATTAGCATACAAGTGTGCACCAATATTTCCCACTGAGCCTACATCCCCCTCTAGCTGCCAGTCCATTTCTCTGCTCCACTTCATCagcaaatatacaaagaaattatCTGTTCATCTTATCTCCTCTTCACTCCCTCATTCCCTATTCATAACTCAACTCTTAACACTCTGGCTTCTTCCTTGATCCCCTAGAACTGCTCTTGTCCAGGTCACCAGTAAACTCCATTATACCAAATCCATTGGATACTACTCTGAATTACTTTCCCTTGACCTTTGAGCAGTATTTTGCATTCGCGACATTACACTATCCTAATTTCCCACCTCCTGCCTTACTGGCCGACAAAGCTGAGGAAGGCTTCTTTTCTGGCTCTTCTTTCTCTACCCCTCAAATGTTAGCTATTCTTAGGGCTACATTCTGTGCCTTCTCTTCTGACTCTATTATCTAACAGGTGATTTCACCAACTTCCAGggattttattactattattattttaaatagagagtgggtcttgctgtgttacccaggctggtctcaaattcctggcttcaagcaatcctcctacctcaggttctcaaaatgttgggattataggcataagttactatgcccggccaattttaaatcccatctctatgtTGATGGcttccaaatttatatttctagtccAGGGCTCTCTTCTAAACTTTAGGCTTGTTTTTCGACAATCAGCTTGGTACTTCTGCTTGTCTCACAGATATATCAGGCTCAGTTCTTAAATTTCTTCCTCAAAATGTATCAACATTCCTCCTGTTTAGGAATCATCTTGGATTCCTCACTTTACTTCACACCTATTTGTAGTACATTAGTAAGTTTAGCAAGTCCGGTTGGTTTTTATGTCTATAATGTATTTCACATattccctcttctcttttctccatttccacTGCAAACACCTTGGTCCATACACTATCATCTCTTGCAAAGGACTCACAAGTATTCTTCCTATTTCTAGTCTGGCCTCTGTATAAATCTATATGGAGGTAGAAGTGATCATAATCATCTTAAAGTGGAAATAGGATTGAAACACATCAGCCTActgcttaaaatcttttaatGGCTTTCTATTGCACTTAAGAAAAACATTCAAGTAGGTCTCTCATGGCCTGTAAAaccataaataatttttcactgtCTCTTTCTCCAATACTATTTTGTCTTATCCTTTTCCTCACTTTCTAGCCCCATTGGTTGTCTTTTCTTAACTGCCTCCAAACCTTTGCCTATATTAGTTTCTTTGCCTTAAATACATAGTCATCTCTTTCTTATCCTTGAGCTTAAATGACATCTTAGTAAGACATATCCTGATCCACTTTCCTCCATTATAAAGACTGACGTCTGTGAAAGATTTAGAAAAAGTCACAGTATGTGTTAGTTACAactttcaaaatacatttcattAAGAGAATGTTagcagtcacaaaaagacaagagatggCATTTCCTTTTGATCTAGCTACAAAATTATGCGTATGCTCACATTCAAATCTCTGGGACTGAGAAACAATTTTCCCtaaacataaatgtcttttttcccTTATACACAATACAAACTGCTTGTCAGAATCTACTATCTTTTCCATGTCCAGGTCTGAAGAGTACCATTAAACACTGattcttatttcaaaagaaaacatataaaagttGTGGGTCAGGCATAAGAAATCAGCTCATTACCAAGATCCTAGTTATATATAATATCCCATTCCCATGACCCACCATTCTTACCTAAGTTCCCAATCCTTTATTACCTCAACCCTTTGCCTATGTTCCTGATCTCAAAGATATACAAATTATCTGTTCCTAGTCCCTCATTCTTAGTCCCTGATGCCAGGTttatcttcttaatttctttttttttttttttttttttttgtgacggagtttcgctcttgttacccaggctggagtgcaatggcgcgatctcggctcaccgcaacctccgcctcctgggctcaggcaattctcctgcctcagcctcctaagtagctgggattacaggcatgcaccaccacgcccagctagttttttgtatttttagtagagacggggtttcaccatgttgaccaggatggtctcgatctttcaacctcgtgatccacccgcctcggcctcccaaagtgctgggattacaggcttgagccaccgcgcccggccatcttctTAATTTCAAATCTACTGCTTACTCTCTGATCTCCTGGTCCTGGCTTCTTGTCCTACCCCTAACAAACAGAGGAGTAtgttggctattacaaataaaactgctatgaaccttcaaaaaaaatatgttttgaaactTACAGTAACTTTCAGAAAAGGAATGTCTccttcaaaaattatttgccatttactttaaaaagtatgcATCATTGgaacaataattttaaagcacAGGAGAATCCCTAAATTTAATTAAGAAAGAATATTTCCTCTCTAGATGTCCTGCAGTCAGATACACAAATAtctgtaaagaaaattatttagaagAGGTACAGAATAGtgaaagagttgggattacaatttaaaacatgaaatctGTACCTAATAGGTAGTGAGGTTAAGATATTAAATTAATCATAACAACCTTTACTGAGGTGTTTCTAGAGGTGTTGGGCtcaatgctaaatattttatatgcctgatctcactgaatcctcacaatCACTCTCTGAAGTCA from Saimiri boliviensis isolate mSaiBol1 chromosome X, mSaiBol1.pri, whole genome shotgun sequence includes the following:
- the RPGR gene encoding X-linked retinitis pigmentosa GTPase regulator isoform X1; its protein translation is MPLSCIYSIFGCRSEQHAAEAVFGEIGSSATYADSGAVFVFGKSKFTENTPGKFWFKNDVAVHLSCGDEHSAVVTGNNKLYVFGSNNWGQLGLGSKSAVSKPTCVKALKPEKVKLAACGRNHTLVSTEGGNVYATGGNDEGQLGLGDTEERTTFHLISFFTPQHKIKQLSAGSNTSAALTEDGRLFMWGDNSEGQIGLPDMPNACVPHQVTTGKPVSWISCGYYHSAFVTTDGELYIFGEPENGKLGLPYELLSNHRIPQLVPEIPEKVIQVACGGEHSVVLTENDLYTFGLGKFGQLGLGTFLFETSEPRVVESIKGRKISYISCGENHAALLTDTGLMYTFGDGRHGKLGLELENFTNQFIPILCSYLLKYKVKLVACGGCHMVVFAAPRLRRKAEEIELDEINDTCLSFLPLGNLTSGNVLQRTVSARMRRREKERSPGTLPLIKTRPPVEGPFDLSASFPHKSFFPCCSKSDLLERILPEEDLMQPEEPDNFQDEMTKEAEIDNFSTIGNLGETTDILNMTHMMSQNSNEKSLKLTPLPKQKKQQTIGNLPQCTALPENDNSDECKEMSEMKEGKACKQRVSQGIFMTQPPTIMEAFSDEEAEIPEEEEGGEDSKGNGREEQEVEANEENVKVRGGRKEETEILSDDLTDKAEVSESKSGGEAEDGPEGRGDGTCEEESSGTEHWQGEERAEKGEKDKGRGEIEKPGEGEKDLAEKEEWEKRDREEQKQKEREQGHQEEGNQEMEEGEGEEGGEEEHEEGEEEEGDREEEEEEEKEEEAEGKEEGEEEEVEGEGEKKEGEEEEGERGKEERGGKEEKGKEEGDQGEGEEEETEGRREIKEEGGKVEEGDGEGEEEEGGEEEGEGEREEEEGEGEREEEEGEGEREEEEGEGEREEEEGEGEGEEEEGEGEEEEEEGEGEDEGKEGEGEGEEEGEEGEREEEGEEGEGEDKGEEGEEGEEEGKGEDEEEGEGEGEEEGDEGEREEEGEEGEGEGEEEGEEGEGEGEEEGEEEEGEAEGEEEEGEEGEGEVEGEEEEREGGEEGEGEEEGGEEGEGEEEEGEEGEGEEEGEEEEEGEEEEEGEEEEGEEEGEEREKEGEQEENRRNREEEEEEEGNYQETGEEENERRVEGEGYKKVSKIKGSVKYGKHKTYEKKSITNTQGKGKEPRTKMPVRSKQLLDNGPPGSKKFWNNVLPHYLELK